In one window of Dokdonia sp. PRO95 DNA:
- a CDS encoding TerC/Alx family metal homeostasis membrane protein: protein MQEHILPWALLIGYIVILLLVDFFVLHKKGTTISVKKASYETIFFITNALLFGGLIYWFYSSGLVANPYDYSGTKAVVTYLTGYLVELSLSVDNLFVIAVIFTSFKIPSKFQHRLLFLGILGAIIFRALLIGVGITLINKIPGMHFIFGGILLFTAFKMLKDDQEPVKNEEPKGLAKWFKFSKIIDGDNWVTTVDGKRVFTALFGALVTIELTDLLFALDSIPAILAITKDPFIIYSSNIFAIMGLRSLYFFLANMLERFKYLKYSVFVILLFVAAKLIVGHYYPFPEWLSLVVIFVCLGAGVMYSLSKDQTRL, encoded by the coding sequence ATGCAGGAGCATATTTTACCATGGGCCTTATTAATAGGTTATATAGTTATCCTACTGCTGGTAGACTTTTTTGTGCTACACAAAAAAGGGACAACTATAAGCGTTAAAAAAGCATCGTACGAGACCATCTTTTTTATAACTAACGCCCTTCTCTTTGGAGGGCTTATTTATTGGTTTTATAGCTCAGGACTAGTAGCAAATCCTTATGATTATTCTGGCACAAAAGCAGTAGTCACCTATTTAACAGGTTATCTGGTTGAGCTATCGCTCAGTGTAGATAATCTCTTTGTGATTGCTGTAATATTTACTTCTTTTAAAATACCAAGTAAGTTCCAACATAGGCTATTGTTTTTAGGAATTTTAGGTGCCATTATATTTAGAGCGCTACTTATCGGAGTGGGCATTACACTTATTAATAAGATACCTGGAATGCATTTCATTTTTGGAGGCATCCTACTCTTTACAGCGTTTAAGATGCTTAAAGACGACCAAGAACCCGTAAAGAATGAAGAGCCTAAAGGTCTTGCCAAATGGTTTAAATTCTCAAAAATAATAGACGGAGATAATTGGGTCACTACAGTAGATGGAAAGCGCGTTTTTACAGCATTATTTGGCGCTTTGGTCACTATAGAACTCACAGACTTATTATTTGCTCTAGACAGCATCCCAGCGATACTAGCTATCACAAAAGATCCATTTATAATATACAGTTCAAATATATTTGCCATTATGGGTTTAAGGTCACTCTATTTCTTTTTAGCGAACATGCTAGAGCGATTTAAGTATCTTAAGTATAGTGTTTTCGTAATACTACTATTTGTCGCAGCCAAACTTATTGTAGGTCATTACTATCCGTTCCCAGAATGGTTATCGCTCGTTGTTATTTTTGTTTGTCTAGGCGCAGGAGTTATGTACTCTCTTAGCAAAGATCAGACACGACTGTAG